In the genome of Notamacropus eugenii isolate mMacEug1 chromosome 5, mMacEug1.pri_v2, whole genome shotgun sequence, one region contains:
- the LOC140508507 gene encoding LOW QUALITY PROTEIN: olfactory receptor 2L2-like (The sequence of the model RefSeq protein was modified relative to this genomic sequence to represent the inferred CDS: substituted 1 base at 1 genomic stop codon), producing the protein MEEWNQTSTSFFLLGLFPPTRTGLLLFLLVVLIFLMAFLGNSTMILLIWVDHHLHTPMYVLLSQLSLMDLMYICSTVPKMAVNFLSGDNSISLVSCGFQSVCFLTMACAEGLLLASMAYDRYVAICFPLHYTILMNKRMCLLMIAGSWVSSCINSIFHTVYALCMPYCKSRIINHFFCDIPAMVPLACIDTWAYEYTVLFSTNLFLLVPFLGIVASYGXVLYAILHMRSSQGKKKAFTTCSTHLTVVTFYYAPFVYTYLRPPSLRSPEEDKNLAVFYTILTPMLNPIIYSLKNKEVLGALQRVFWKSLSQKE; encoded by the coding sequence ATGGAGGAATGGAATCAAACCAGCACTAGTTTCTTCTTGCTGGGGTTGTTTCCCCCAACCAGAACTGGCCTGCTCCTCTTTCTCCTGGTTGTCCTCATCTTCCTAATGGCCTTCTTGGGTAACTCAACCATGATTCTCCTCATCTGGGTGGATCACCATCTCCACACCCCCATGTACGTCCTCCTCAGTCAACTCTCTCTCATGGACCTAATGTATATTTGCAGTACAGTTCCTAAGATGGCTGTCAACTTCCTGTCTGGGGACAATTCCATTTCTCTGGTAAGTTGTGGTTTCCAAAGTGTCTGTTTTCTAACCATGGCCTGTGCTGAAGGGTTACTCCTGGCATCTATGGCCTATGACCGTTATGTGGCAATTTGCTTTCCTCTCCATTATACCATTCTCATGAACAAGAGAATGTGTTTGCTGATGATCGCCGGATCCTGGGTCTCTTCGTGCATTAATTCCATTTTCCATACTGTGTATGCACTCTGTATGCCCTATTGCAAGTCCAGAAtcattaatcatttcttttgtgaCATCCCAGCCATGGTGCCTCTGGCCTGCATAGATACTTGGGCCTATGAGTACACAGTGCTCTTCAGCACCAACCTGTTTCTTTTGGTACCTTTCCTTGGCATCGTGGCTTCCTATGGTTGAGTTCTGTATGCCATCCTTCATATGCGCTCATCTCAAGGGAAGAAGAAAGCCTTCACTACCTGTTCTACCCACCTGACTGTAGTCACCTTCTACTATGCCCCATTCGTCTATACATATCTGAGGCCCCCATCTCTGCGTTCCCCAGAAGAGGATAAGAACTTGGCTGTCTTCTATACCATTCTCACTCCTATGCTCAACCCTATCATCTATAGCCTGAAGAATAAGGAGGTGTTGGGGGCCCTCCAGAGAGTCTTTTGGAAATCCTTATCCCAAAAAGAGTAG